One Chromatiaceae bacterium DNA segment encodes these proteins:
- a CDS encoding cytochrome b/b6 domain-containing protein, translated as MSERIFILPLWIRLWHWTNALLMIILAITGLSLHFSDPDLPLVPFELAARVHSIGGLALAALYIFFVIANIVTGNWWQYVPKPGGFGEKINRQIGYYAWGIFRGEQPPYHPTEQANFNAMQQIIYWLVMYALMPLLIVTGLIFNWPDFAPKQVMGMDGLIPVAMLHYIIGVFLIAFIIGHIYLGSCGSRVSTHFKMMITGYHEER; from the coding sequence ATGAGCGAACGCATCTTCATTCTTCCCCTATGGATACGCCTCTGGCATTGGACCAATGCCCTGCTGATGATCATTCTCGCCATCACGGGTCTCAGCCTGCATTTTTCCGACCCGGATCTACCACTGGTGCCCTTCGAACTGGCGGCACGCGTCCATAGTATCGGTGGGCTGGCCTTGGCCGCCCTTTATATCTTCTTCGTCATCGCCAACATCGTCACGGGCAACTGGTGGCAGTACGTCCCCAAACCCGGGGGCTTTGGTGAAAAGATAAATCGACAGATTGGATATTATGCATGGGGTATCTTCCGGGGTGAACAACCACCCTACCACCCCACGGAACAGGCAAACTTCAATGCCATGCAGCAAATCATCTATTGGCTGGTGATGTACGCCCTCATGCCTCTTTTGATCGTGACGGGGCTCATCTTTAACTGGCCCGACTTCGCCCCCAAGCAGGTCATGGGCATGGATGGTCTCATTCCCGTTGCCATGCTGCATTACATCATCGGGGTCTTTCTCATCGCCTTTATCATCGGCCACATCTATCTGGGTAGCTGTGGGTCTCGAGTCAGCACCCATTTCAAGATGATGATCACCGGCTATCACGAGGAAAGGTAA